The Buteo buteo chromosome 5, bButBut1.hap1.1, whole genome shotgun sequence DNA segment GCTGCCCTGTGGCACTGAGCCTGGCCGGGGGCGAGGAGCGGTCCCCATGGGGCGGCAGTGCCCGTTTGTCCTCTCCGGCCGGGAGCGCCTGGCAGGGCCGGTGCTGCCGTGACATCAACGGGCCTAAATATATCCTGGGTGAGGAACGGCCGGGCACTTCCCTGAAATTCTGATAAAAATAGTGGCGGGCAAAGAGGCTGCGGCGCCACGGGCGTGCGGGCGAGCAGGAGCTGGCCCCGGCACAGCCCTCCGGGGACCGTGGCGGGGGGCCGGGCTGGGACGCAGGGCGCAGGGTCACCCAGGCACCCTGTTGCCAGGCCTgctgcccacccacccacccgcccGTCCCGCTTCCCAGAACTGTCACTTGAAGCCCCCGTGCCTGTCGTTCGTCAGCGCAGCTGCGCTCCGCGCTGTTGCCGCGCCACCGCCGAGGTGACGGGCTCAAGGGCAGCAGCGGGGGCAAGCTTGGCACGCGCGGCAGGATGCGCCCCAGTGCCGGGTGCGATCCTAGCACCTCACATGTTCGTGCCAGCGATGCCAGGACCGATGCCACCGGCGCTGCCCACCACGGAGCGGCGGGGGCTGAGCATCAGCAGGGGCTCCAGGCAGCGGGCAAACTCTGCCCGGTACTCGCTGTTAATCTGGGGGGCGAGATGGGGGCGAGCGCGGTTGGGGCCAGCATAGAGCCggcagccggggctgcccaCGGGGCACTGCGGgcaggggctcagccccaggcgGGCGGCAGGGCTCTACCTTGCTGGTCTGGGCCGGCCGCAGGCGGTGCGGCAGCTTGACGAtcctctgcagcctctccatCAATTGCTGAAAGGCAGCGGTGAGGCGCGGTGAGGGGTGCCTGGCACCCTGCCCGTGAGCCCGGCACCACCGCAGCGTGCACCAGCCGCCCCGTAGCACCGCGGTGGGATGCTCCAGCCGCCTCGCGGCACATTGGCGGGGTGCACCAGACGCCTCATGGCACCGCGGCAGGATGCTCCGGCTGCCCCGCAGCGCTGGCACTACTCACATAGCCCAGGTCCAGGAATTCAGCTTTGTTGGCAGAGCTCAGGAAAGCCGAGCAGGTCACCAGGTGGACCTGTGTGCGTAGGGGGATGTCACCACCGGCACCCATCCAGGCCATGCCAGCCTGGCCCCTGTCCCGGCCCGGGGTCCTACCtgcagggtgggcagcagggaggcgaggtGGGCAAGCTGCTCCTTGAatgccttctccttctcctcgtgctggctgcagcagagcgGGACTTGGCACAACCTTTGTGGGGTGCCAGGGAGCCGTCCGGCCCCAAGGCACGCCAGCATGCCCCAGGAGGGGGGACACCCCTGGGAGGGGGCTCAGCCCGCAGCCCCTCACCTCTGCACAGCTTTCAGGAGCGCCTTCTTCCTCTCGGAGAGCTGTTCCTGCAAACGACACGGCCGCCCTGTGCCCCGTAGCTGCCCCAgtccccccccgctgccccggcTCTGCCGTGCCCGTGCACTGGGCACCCGTGGGCGCAGGGCACCACGCGCCGGCAGTTGCCCCGCACCTGCATGCGGCCGAAGAGGGAGTTGATGGCCGCCTCCTCCTCGCTGGCACTGTTGCGCACCTCCTCGATCATGGCCTTGAGGAGGACAATGGCCTCACGCGTGGAAGTCTGCAGCTCCTTCACGGCCTGCCcgggggcagcggggcggcTGCGGCGCTGCAGGCAGCACCGCACCCCTATTCCCCCCACCCTGAGACGCGCCGGCCCTGCTCACCATCACTGCCTGGTCCAGCCGCTGGCAGCCCTGCATGTACGCCGTCTCGATGTCGATGCAGTGTGCTCGGCTCTCCCTGCAGGCACGGGGGTCAGGGCACGGGACAGGATGGGGCGCGGGGTGGGCACGGGGCCGGGGCTGCTCACCCCTGCATGTCCCTGAAGCAGTTGATGCAGAGCATGGACTTCTTCTCGGTGGAGAACATGATGTAGGGCTCCTCGTGCAGTGCTGCAAAGGACGGGGGTGTCGGGCAGCCTGGCGCGGCACGGCGCGGCACGGCGTGGTGCGGCACGTTACTCACGGCACTTCTTGTGGATGTCTTTGGTGCGCTTGGAGAGGGAGACAATCTCGTGGCGGGCGAACATCTTGGCGCGGTGGGTCTCCTCGCGGCACGGGGCGCAGAGGGGCTGCCCGCAGGTGTTGCAGAAGTACATGGTGTCCAGCTCCTgcgtggcggggggggtggcTGGCGGCGGGCACAGCCCCGGCAGGGgtcccctgcccgcccgccccgctgccCTCACCGCCTTGGCGCAGCGCCGGTCGCAGTTGGCGCACTGCACGTCCTCCTCGCCGTCGGCCGAGCTGTCCACCAGGAATTGCAGGAGCCGGTCCACGGGGGGCAGCCCCGTGCCTCCCCTCACCACCGAGGGGTGCCtgtgaggatggggacagggacagggatggggacgagGTGGGGACACCCGCCCAAGGCAGGCGGGGGCACCTTTGGGGAGCAGCGGGAGCAGTGCCAGGCCGGGCTGCCGGCCACGTGCTGCCTGCCCCGGTCCCGGCGTCTCCCCTGGGCAGGATCTGTCCCTTACCCGCAGAGTGGGCAGCGCAGGCGGCCGTCGCTGGCGCGGCCCCGCAGGCAGCTGGCGCAGAAGTTGTGGTAGCAGTCGAGCAGGCAGGGGTGCTGGTAGGGTTCGTGGCAGAGCAGGCAGACCAGCGGGTGGCAGTTGGCCTTCTCCAGCTCCGAGCAGCTCCCCAGCGGGGAGAAAATGCCACCGGCCATCTGCGGGGCAGAGAGCGGCCCCCCACACTCTGCTTCACCCCCTGCACCCGGAGGGCCCCCAGTGCGGCACCATGGCCGCCGCGGAAAGAACGaatcctgcccccccccggggcctgTGAGCCGGTGCCTATTTTTAGGTTATGAGCGGCACGGCATGAGGCTGCCCCGAACGCGCTCCTTCCCCCGCCATCGTGGGCcaggggcagcggggccggctGGGCTGGCCCCTGCAGCGGGGGGTCTCTTGGGATGGGGTGTCCCCTGCAACAGAGCATCCCCTGCAGCAGAGCGTCCCCCAGgacaggggtgggggggaccccagggctgggtggcccccagGAGGAGCGTCCCCCGCAGCGGGGTCTCCCCTGCCCTGGGATGTCCCCCGTGACGGTGGTCTGGCAGCGAAGGCAGCCAGCTGCCCCGCGTGCTGGGGAGCCCCCGGCCCGGGAGGCACGGTGGCCGGGCGAAGGCTTTACCTCTCCCCGTCCGTAAGCCGGGGGATCGGCCGTGCCGTGCCGAGTCGAGCCGTGCCGCTGCTCCCCGGGCGCCGGCTGGAATGAGAGCGATGCCGAAGCGGCAAGACGTGGGGCCCCTGGCACTGCCGGACGGCTGCCACGCCACGGCCCAAAAATAGCCCTGTGGCAGGGCCGGCCCTCGGGGTGCGGGGACGGGTGGGACAGGGGACCGGGCACCCCTGGGGCGCAGCCGGGTTGGGGGGAACACGGGCTCCCGCGTGGCCGGCCGGTGGTCCCCACGAGGTGagagggcgggccggggggcgggggggcaccGGTGGGCAGCGACCGGGGTGCGGGGATGCGTGCACCCCGCGGGCAGCGGGGCACCCACCCTGGGGTGCGGGGGAGGGGGTCCCGGGCTGCGCCCCGTGCTTCAGCGAGACCCCAGACCCTCGGTCCCCGCCGGGCCGAGACCCCGCCGGACCCTTCTCCGCGACCccgcccccttccccagcccccgCCCAATTCCCCATCGGCCCCGCCCCCTTCTTCCCGGCCCCGCCCCTTACTTCACGGTCCTGCCCCCTTCTCTTCGACCCCGCCCCTCCTCTTCGACCCCGCCCTCTTCTCTCCGGCCCCGCCCCAGGCCGAAACCCCGCCCCAACTCCCAGCCCACCGCCCGGggccccgcccccggctctGCCCGCCGCGCGCCTGCGCCGCCCGGCCAAGGCAGCACTATGCGCTGGCGGAGCAGTCAGAAGCGTGCGTGGGAGGGGCCGGAAGCCATCGACGCTCTCCGCGGTCGGCTAGGGCGGCCTGCGCACGGCgcgcggcccggcggcggcgtGGGCGCAGGCGGCTCGGcggacggcgcatgcgccctgGCCGCCCGAGGCTGTTTCCGCGCATGCGCGCGGCGCGGCGCTCCCTTTTTGCCCCTTCGCTGGAGCCGCCATGGCGCCCGTGGTGAGTctccgccggcggcgggcggcaggCCGGCCCTtaccccctcccctcccgcccggGCTTCCGTCCTCCCCCGGCCCCGTCTGCCCCCGCCCGTTCTCTTCCGGACCGGCCTGGGCCTGCGCCTGGGGCTGGGCCTGGGCTTCCTCCGGGGCCCAGCCCGCCAAGCGCCGGGCGTGCGGCTCGGGGGGACGGGCcgctgggggaaggggggagcccTTACCTCTCCCCGCTGCCCCTGGCCCGCtccccccttctctctcccccgCCCACCCACAGCTCGGCCCGGTCCCCTTGCCTCCAGCCCGGAGCTCGGCCTGGCCCCCTCCCACCGCCCCGGGGCCGATCCCTCACGGTTCTCTCTTTCCCCGCGCTTGCAGAAGAAGCCTGCAGCGAAAggtggcaaaaaaaagaagcaggtgTTGAAGTTCACCCTGGACTGCACCCACCCCGTGGAGGATGGCATCATGGACGCCGCCAACTTTGTGAGTGGGGGGCCTCCCTGCTGCCCCGGGGACAGGCGGgacggccccgctgccccccagcccttcTCGGAGGGGGAGCTGCTAGTTCTGCTTCCAACAGCATGTGGGCGagcacagccccagctgccccTGTTGCCCCGGTGCTCCTTTTCTGCCCCCTGCCACGGTGCAGCGTAAAAGCCTGCACCGCTGGGAAATGCTCCGCAGACAAAGGCAGCCTGGGTGGTGCTGGAGGCCACGAGATGTGGCTCGGTTTGAAACACTTTGTAGTTGAAGCGCGAGCGTTTTCCCTACCTGTCAAACAGTGCTACCCTTCATCCCTCGCGGGGTGAGTTTTCCATTGCGCAGTGAGGAACGGCAAGGGCTGGGAGCGCTGCGATTCTGCTGAACCTGTTTTCGTTCAAGCTGTGCTTGGGTACGGGTTTGAAGCGTGATGTTGTGGCTGAGGCATCCTTGGAGGATGTTAAGCCAGCCATTGCTTTGCTGGCTGTCCCCTGGGAGGGCAGGAAATGTGTCCCTACCTCACTCTTCTGGTGCATTCGGAGTTGAGAGCTTCGCTTAGGTGCAGGTTGGAATGGGCCGGTGGGATTAGCTGTGGAAGGCACTGGCAGGCTCCCAGCCTGCTGGAAGGCacctttgctctgcttttccccgGACATAACAGCACTTCTGTCTCTTCCCCAGCTCTAgtaaaaagctgaaatgctggGCGCGAGCGAGCTGGGGAGGCCTTGTCTGGCGGGAGGTGGTGGCCCTGGCTAAGCGGTGGCATTCCTCTCTTGCAGGAGCAGTTCCTGCAGGAAAGGATCAAGGTGAACGGCAAGGCCGGTAACCTGGGCGGGGGCGTGGTGACCATCGAGAGGAGCAAGAGCAAGATCACGGTCACGTCAGAGGTCCCGTTCTCAAAGAGGTGAGACAGTGGGGCAGCCCTGTGTCCCGGCGGTGCTGGGTGCCATCCTGAGGCTGCTGCCGGCGCCCGGAGCCATGGTTGgttgctgctggcagcaggcagccctcGGTAGGGGATCGCTGGCATTCAGATGGGAGCCTGGCTGGCAGGAGGGCCTGGTAGTGAAGAGATGTCTCGGTGCAGGAGTCGTGCCAAGACTCTTGATTAAATGCTGCATGATGCTCGGTGTGGCACCTACCATTCCCAAATGATCTTTGCGAGCAATATGCGGTCGATATTCCTGCCGGGAAGGCTGGTGGGCTGGGCAGTGGGGGAGGGTGTGCAGGATGCCAAGTGTGGAGTTTTGGGGATAGATCGGCAGCTGAGCTCTTCCGCTCCTGTATTATGATTCCCATCCTGCTGGGCTCCTGCCCTCTGCCTGCTTTTCACGGCTGCCTGCCCTTTCTCTGACTTTGATAAACGTGGGTTTTGCTGTGGCAGAGGTGGCATGGTGAGACGGCTGGAGGTCTGAAACGGTGGGAAGAGGAAAACTGTGTGGAATTGGGGCAGTGCCCTGCTCTGTAGGCACCTGCCTTTCACCTGACCCGTTTTGTCCGGGGTGGTGCCGCACCCGGCACTTCCCAGCAGCTGGACACAGTGGTTAGCCACTGTCCGAGCAGAGATGTGCTGTGGTGTGTCAGACCGGCGGCGTGGAAATACGGTGTTGTGCTCGGAGGGTGAGGTGGGGGGAAAAGATATCCCGGGCTCGGTGTTGCAGGCATGATTCCCCCAGCGGCAGCGGTTCCCGGCAGAAGCTTTGCTGGTACGTGCCTTGCTGCCGGCGGAGGGGGAAGCCGGCGGGCGCAGGGGTTTGCGTTGCCCTGGGAGGGGGGACAGAGAGGTGCCGCTGCTGAAACGCCGCCCGTCTGGGAGTGCAGAACCGCTTTCGAGCCGGACTTCTCCCCGCAGGTACCTGAAGTACCTGACCAAGAAGTACCTGAAGAAGAACAACCTGCGCGACTGGCTGCGCGTGGTGGCCAACAGCAAGGAGAGCTACGAGCTGCGCTACTTCCAGATCAACcaggacgaggaggaggaggaggaggaggattgAGCCGGCCCGCCGGCCATTTTGTACAGTTTTGCTTT contains these protein-coding regions:
- the RNF207 gene encoding RING finger protein 207 isoform X4 — protein: MAGGIFSPLGSCSELEKANCHPLVCLLCHEPYQHPCLLDCYHNFCASCLRGRASDGRLRCPLCGHPSVVRGGTGLPPVDRLLQFLVDSSADGEEDVQCANCDRRCAKAELDTMYFCNTCGQPLCAPCREETHRAKMFARHEIVSLSKRTKDIHKKCPLHEEPYIMFSTEKKSMLCINCFRDMQGESRAHCIDIETAYMQGCQRLDQAVMAVKELQTSTREAIVLLKAMIEEVRNSASEEEAAINSLFGRMQEQLSERKKALLKAVQSQHEEKEKAFKEQLAHLASLLPTLQVHLVTCSAFLSSANKAEFLDLGYQLMERLQRIVKLPHRLRPAQTSKINSEYRAEFARCLEPLLMLSPRRSVVGSAGGIGPGIAGTNMLPGGQCSKTLMVPSCPPTGDKTSTGPIVRKPTMHRYISTKVLLAEGRETPFAEHCRNYENTYRMLQTEIQGLKDQVQELHRDLTKHHSLIKTEIMSEILQKSLQMDVQIAAHYSAVEMMRSVFEEVWEETYQRVANEQEIYEAQLHDLLQLRQENSCLTTITKQIAPYVRSIAKVKERLEPRLQEPREPKEEQAQMLLKICDDSEVEPRYLPFPRDALASGKEGAPASPGEGYAPSSDPGEPSPKSKHCCRGQQKNGAESTTQKELAP
- the RNF207 gene encoding RING finger protein 207 isoform X3, producing MAGGIFSPLGSCSELEKANCHPLVCLLCHEPYQHPCLLDCYHNFCASCLRGRASDGRLRCPLCGHPSVVRGGTGLPPVDRLLQFLVDSSADGEEDVQCANCDRRCAKAVRAAGRAGRGPLPGLCPPPATPPATQELDTMYFCNTCGQPLCAPCREETHRAKMFARHEIVSLSKRTKDIHKKCPLHEEPYIMFSTEKKSMLCINCFRDMQGESRAHCIDIETAYMQGCQRLDQAVMAMIEEVRNSASEEEAAINSLFGRMQEQLSERKKALLKAVQSQHEEKEKAFKEQLAHLASLLPTLQVHLVTCSAFLSSANKAEFLDLGYQLMERLQRIVKLPHRLRPAQTSKINSEYRAEFARCLEPLLMLSPRRSVVGSAGGIGPGIAGTNMLPGGQCSKTLMVPSCPPTGDKTSTGPIVRKPTMHRYISTKVLLAEGRETPFAEHCRNYENTYRMLQTEIQGLKDQVQELHRDLTKHHSLIKTEIMSEILQKSLQMDVQIAAHYSAVEMMRSVFEEVWEETYQRVANEQEIYEAQLHDLLQLRQENSCLTTITKQIAPYVRSIAKVKERLEPRLQEPREPKEEQAQMLLKICDDSEVEPRYLPFPRDALASGKEGAPASPGEGYAPSSDPGEPSPKSKHCCRGQQKNGAESTTQKELAP
- the RNF207 gene encoding RING finger protein 207 isoform X2 yields the protein MAGGIFSPLGSCSELEKANCHPLVCLLCHEPYQHPCLLDCYHNFCASCLRGRASDGRLRCPLCGHPSVVRGGTGLPPVDRLLQFLVDSSADGEEDVQCANCDRRCAKAVRAAGRAGRGPLPGLCPPPATPPATQELDTMYFCNTCGQPLCAPCREETHRAKMFARHEIVSLSKRTKDIHKKCPLHEEPYIMFSTEKKSMLCINCFRDMQGESRAHCIDIETAYMQGCQRLDQAVMAVKELQTSTREAIVLLKAMIEEVRNSASEEEAAINSLFGRMQEQLSERKKALLKAVQSQHEEKEKAFKEQLAHLASLLPTLQVHLVTCSAFLSSANKAEFLDLGYQLMERLQRIVKLPHRLRPAQTSKINSEYRAEFARCLEPLLMLSPRRSVVGSAGGIGPGIAGTNMLPGGQCSKTLMVPSCPPTGDKTSTGPIVRKPTMHRYISTKVLLAEGRETPFAEHCRNYENTYRMLQTEIQGLKDQVQELHRDLTKHHSLIKTEIMSEILQKSLQMDVQIAAHYSAVEMMRSVFEEVWEETYQRVANEQEIYEAQLHDLLQLRQENSCLTTITKQIAPYVRSIAKVKERLEPRLQEPREPKEEQAQMLLKICDDSEVEPRDALASGKEGAPASPGEGYAPSSDPGEPSPKSKHCCRGQQKNGAESTTQKELAP
- the RNF207 gene encoding RING finger protein 207 isoform X5; its protein translation is MAGGIFSPLGSCSELEKANCHPLVCLLCHEPYQHPCLLDCYHNFCASCLRGRASDGRLRCPLCGHPSVVRGGTGLPPVDRLLQFLVDSSADGEEDVQCANCDRRCAKAELDTMYFCNTCGQPLCAPCREETHRAKMFARHEIVSLSKRTKDIHKKCPLHEEPYIMFSTEKKSMLCINCFRDMQGESRAHCIDIETAYMQGCQRLDQAVMAVKELQTSTREAIVLLKAMIEEVRNSASEEEAAINSLFGRMQEQLSERKKALLKAVQSQHEEKEKAFKEQLAHLASLLPTLQVHLVTCSAFLSSANKAEFLDLGYQLMERLQRIVKLPHRLRPAQTSKINSEYRAEFARCLEPLLMLSPRRSVVGSAGGIGPGIAGTNMLPGGQCSKTLMVPSCPPTGDKTSTGPIVRKPTMHRYISTKVLLAEGRETPFAEHCRNYENTYRMLQTEIQGLKDQVQELHRDLTKHHSLIKTEIMSEILQKSLQMDVQIAAHYSAVEMMRSVFEEVWEETYQRVANEQEIYEAQLHDLLQLRQENSCLTTITKQIAPYVRSIAKVKERLEPRLQEPREPKEEQAQMLLKICDDSEVEPRDALASGKEGAPASPGEGYAPSSDPGEPSPKSKHCCRGQQKNGAESTTQKELAP
- the RNF207 gene encoding RING finger protein 207 isoform X1, giving the protein MAGGIFSPLGSCSELEKANCHPLVCLLCHEPYQHPCLLDCYHNFCASCLRGRASDGRLRCPLCGHPSVVRGGTGLPPVDRLLQFLVDSSADGEEDVQCANCDRRCAKAVRAAGRAGRGPLPGLCPPPATPPATQELDTMYFCNTCGQPLCAPCREETHRAKMFARHEIVSLSKRTKDIHKKCPLHEEPYIMFSTEKKSMLCINCFRDMQGESRAHCIDIETAYMQGCQRLDQAVMAVKELQTSTREAIVLLKAMIEEVRNSASEEEAAINSLFGRMQEQLSERKKALLKAVQSQHEEKEKAFKEQLAHLASLLPTLQVHLVTCSAFLSSANKAEFLDLGYQLMERLQRIVKLPHRLRPAQTSKINSEYRAEFARCLEPLLMLSPRRSVVGSAGGIGPGIAGTNMLPGGQCSKTLMVPSCPPTGDKTSTGPIVRKPTMHRYISTKVLLAEGRETPFAEHCRNYENTYRMLQTEIQGLKDQVQELHRDLTKHHSLIKTEIMSEILQKSLQMDVQIAAHYSAVEMMRSVFEEVWEETYQRVANEQEIYEAQLHDLLQLRQENSCLTTITKQIAPYVRSIAKVKERLEPRLQEPREPKEEQAQMLLKICDDSEVEPRYLPFPRDALASGKEGAPASPGEGYAPSSDPGEPSPKSKHCCRGQQKNGAESTTQKELAP
- the RNF207 gene encoding RING finger protein 207 isoform X8, translated to MAGGIFSPLGSCSELEKANCHPLVCLLCHEPYQHPCLLDCYHNFCASCLRGRASDGRLRCPLCGHPSVVRGGTGLPPVDRLLQFLVDSSADGEEDVQCANCDRRCAKAVRAAGRAGRGPLPGLCPPPATPPATQELDTMYFCNTCGQPLCAPCREETHRAKMFARHEIVSLSKRTKDIHKKCPLHEEPYIMFSTEKKSMLCINCFRDMQGESRAHCIDIETAYMQGCQRLDQAVMAVKELQTSTREAIVLLKAMIEEVRNSASEEEAAINSLFGRMQEQLSERKKALLKAVQSQHEEKEKAFKEQLAHLASLLPTLQVHLVTCSAFLSSANKAEFLDLGYQLMERLQRIVKLPHRLRPAQTSKINSEYRAEFARCLEPLLMLSPRRSVVGSAGGIGPGIAGTNMLPGGQCSKTLMVPSCPPTGDKTSTGPIVRKPTMHRYISTKVLLAEGRETPFAEHCRNYENTYRMLQTEIQGLKDQVQELHRDLTKHHSLIKTEIMSEILQKSLQMDVQIAAHYSAVEMMRSVFEEVWEETYQRVANEQEIYEAQLHDLLQLRQENSCLTTITKQIAPYVRSIAKVKERLEPRLQEPREPKEEQAQMLLKICDDSEVEPRYSSPKK
- the RNF207 gene encoding RING finger protein 207 isoform X7 — its product is MAGGIFSPLGSCSELEKANCHPLVCLLCHEPYQHPCLLDCYHNFCASCLRGRASDGRLRCPLCGHPSVVRGGTGLPPVDRLLQFLVDSSADGEEDVQCANCDRRCAKAVRAAGRAGRGPLPGLCPPPATPPATQELDTMYFCNTCGQPLCAPCREETHRAKMFARHEIVSLSKRTKDIHKKCPLHEEPYIMFSTEKKSMLCINCFRDMQGESRAHCIDIETAYMQGCQRLDQAVMAVKELQTSTREAIVLLKAMIEEVRNSASEEEAAINSLFGRMQEQLSERKKALLKAVQSQHEEKEKAFKEQLAHLASLLPTLQVHLVTCSAFLSSANKAEFLDLGYQLMERLQRIVKLPHRLRPAQTSKINSEYRAEFARCLEPLLMLSPRRSVVGSAGGIGPGIAGTNMLPGGQCSKTLMVPSCPPTGDKTSTGPIVRKPTMHRYISTKVLLAEGRETPFAEHCRNYENTYRMLQTEIQGLKDQVQELHRDLTKHHSLIKTEIMSEILQKSLQMDVQIAAHYSAVEMMRSVFEEVWEETYQRVANEQEIYEAQLHDLLQLRQENSCLTTITKQIAPYVRSIAKVKERLEPRLQEPREPKEEQAQMLLKICDDSEVEPRGQQKNGAESTTQKELAP
- the RNF207 gene encoding RING finger protein 207 isoform X6 → MAGGIFSPLGSCSELEKANCHPLVCLLCHEPYQHPCLLDCYHNFCASCLRGRASDGRLRCPLCGHPSVVRGGTGLPPVDRLLQFLVDSSADGEEDVQCANCDRRCAKAPLCAPCREETHRAKMFARHEIVSLSKRTKDIHKKCPLHEEPYIMFSTEKKSMLCINCFRDMQGESRAHCIDIETAYMQGCQRLDQAVMAVKELQTSTREAIVLLKAMIEEVRNSASEEEAAINSLFGRMQEQLSERKKALLKAVQSQHEEKEKAFKEQLAHLASLLPTLQVHLVTCSAFLSSANKAEFLDLGYQLMERLQRIVKLPHRLRPAQTSKINSEYRAEFARCLEPLLMLSPRRSVVGSAGGIGPGIAGTNMLPGGQCSKTLMVPSCPPTGDKTSTGPIVRKPTMHRYISTKVLLAEGRETPFAEHCRNYENTYRMLQTEIQGLKDQVQELHRDLTKHHSLIKTEIMSEILQKSLQMDVQIAAHYSAVEMMRSVFEEVWEETYQRVANEQEIYEAQLHDLLQLRQENSCLTTITKQIAPYVRSIAKVKERLEPRLQEPREPKEEQAQMLLKICDDSEVEPRYLPFPRDALASGKEGAPASPGEGYAPSSDPGEPSPKSKHCCRGQQKNGAESTTQKELAP
- the RPL22 gene encoding large ribosomal subunit protein eL22, giving the protein MAPVKKPAAKGGKKKKQVLKFTLDCTHPVEDGIMDAANFEQFLQERIKVNGKAGNLGGGVVTIERSKSKITVTSEVPFSKRYLKYLTKKYLKKNNLRDWLRVVANSKESYELRYFQINQDEEEEEEED